A single genomic interval of Cyprinus carpio isolate SPL01 chromosome B24, ASM1834038v1, whole genome shotgun sequence harbors:
- the eloca gene encoding elongin C paralog a isoform X1 has translation MADVEDRTYGGCEGPDAMYVKLISSDGLEFIVKREHALTSGTIKAMLSGPGQFAENETNEVNFREIPSHVLSKVCMYFTYKVRYTNSSTEIPEFPIAPEIALELLMASNFLDC, from the exons ATGG CAGATGTTGAAGACAGGACTTACGGTGGTTGTGAAGGCCCTGATGCCATGTATGTAAAGCTGATCTCTTCAGATGGCCTTGAGTTTATTGTGAAGAGAGAGCATGCGTTAACCTCTGGCACCATCAAGGCTATGCTGAGTGGACCTG GTCAGTTCGCTGAAAATGAAACCAATGAGGTGAACTTCCGGGAGATCCCGTCTCATGTtctctccaaagtttgcatgtaTTTTACCTATAAAGTGCGCTACACTAACAGCTCGACAGAAATCCCAGAATTCCCCATTGCTCCTGAGATTGCCCTGGAATTGCTTATGGCTTCGAACTTTCTAGACTGTTAG
- the eloca gene encoding elongin C paralog a isoform X2, translating into MDVEDRTYGGCEGPDAMYVKLISSDGLEFIVKREHALTSGTIKAMLSGPGQFAENETNEVNFREIPSHVLSKVCMYFTYKVRYTNSSTEIPEFPIAPEIALELLMASNFLDC; encoded by the exons ATGG ATGTTGAAGACAGGACTTACGGTGGTTGTGAAGGCCCTGATGCCATGTATGTAAAGCTGATCTCTTCAGATGGCCTTGAGTTTATTGTGAAGAGAGAGCATGCGTTAACCTCTGGCACCATCAAGGCTATGCTGAGTGGACCTG GTCAGTTCGCTGAAAATGAAACCAATGAGGTGAACTTCCGGGAGATCCCGTCTCATGTtctctccaaagtttgcatgtaTTTTACCTATAAAGTGCGCTACACTAACAGCTCGACAGAAATCCCAGAATTCCCCATTGCTCCTGAGATTGCCCTGGAATTGCTTATGGCTTCGAACTTTCTAGACTGTTAG